Part of the Gilliamella sp. wkB7 genome is shown below.
GTTGATCTAAGCAAAATCAAATGGTCAGCCCATTAAAATTAGGAGTAAATTATGGCATACAGTGAAAAAGTAGTTGATCACTATGAAAACCCTCGTAATGTTGGTTCTTTTGATCAAAATGATCCTAATGTTGGTAGTGGCATGGTTGGTGCACCGGCATGTGGTGATGTTATGCGTTTACAAATCAAAGTAAATGATGACGGTATAATTGAAGATGCTAAATTTAAAACTTATGGTTGTGGTAGTGCAATTGCATCAAGTTCTTTAGTTACTGAGTGGATTAAAGGTAAATCTTTGGATGAAGCGCAAGCAATCAAAAATACAGATATTGCTAAAGAACTTGAGTTACCACCTGTTAAAATTCACTGTTCGCTTTTAGCGGAAGACGCAATTAAAGCAGCAATTGATGACTATAAAACTAAAAAAGGTCAAAGTTAATGGCAATTACACTAACAAATAGCGCCGCTAATCGTGTTCAGGCTTTTCTTGCCAATCGAGGAAAAGGGGTAGGATTGCGGTTAGGCGTTAAAACATCCGGTTGCTCTGGTATGGCATATGTTTTAGAGTTTGCTGATATTATTAACGATGATGATAGTGTGTTTGAAGATAAAAATGTTAAAGTCATTGTTGATAAAAAAAGTTTAGTTTATATCGATGGTACCGAACTGGATTTTGTTAAAGAAGGATTAAACGAAGGTTTTAAATTTAATAATCCCAATGCGCAAAATGAATGTGGCTGCGGTGAAAGCTTTAATGTGTAATTGGGGTAATGAACATGCCTAATTACTTTGAACTATTTGATTTACCTGTTAAGCTACCAGTAGATGTTTCGTTACTAACAGCGCATTATCAACAATTACAAAGACAATATCATCCAGATAATTTTGCCACTGCTAATGATAACGATAAAATGATGATGGTACAAAAATCAGCAATGATTAATGACGGTTATCATACACTGAAAAATCCCATTAAAGCTGCTGAACATTTGTTGTCTTTGCAAGGTCTTGATGTGGCAACTGAGCAAAATATCATTCATGATGCTGATTTTTTAATGGAACAATTTGTTTTACGTGAAAAATTAGAAGATATTGAAAGTCAGGATGATTTTGTTATATTAGATAACTTTCATTCGGAAGTTTTTGCGCGTCAACGTGATGTTTATAAAGAATTATTAGAATTTATTAACAAACAAGATTGGGAAACTGCCCTTAATCAAATCTTTAGAATCCGCTATTTAACTAGATTGATAGAACAAATCGAAAAGTTACAAGAAAAACAATATGCTTTATAATTTTAATTAAGCATATATCAA
Proteins encoded:
- the iscU gene encoding Fe-S cluster assembly scaffold IscU; this translates as MAYSEKVVDHYENPRNVGSFDQNDPNVGSGMVGAPACGDVMRLQIKVNDDGIIEDAKFKTYGCGSAIASSSLVTEWIKGKSLDEAQAIKNTDIAKELELPPVKIHCSLLAEDAIKAAIDDYKTKKGQS
- the iscA gene encoding iron-sulfur cluster assembly protein IscA, which translates into the protein MAITLTNSAANRVQAFLANRGKGVGLRLGVKTSGCSGMAYVLEFADIINDDDSVFEDKNVKVIVDKKSLVYIDGTELDFVKEGLNEGFKFNNPNAQNECGCGESFNV
- the hscB gene encoding Fe-S protein assembly co-chaperone HscB, with translation MPNYFELFDLPVKLPVDVSLLTAHYQQLQRQYHPDNFATANDNDKMMMVQKSAMINDGYHTLKNPIKAAEHLLSLQGLDVATEQNIIHDADFLMEQFVLREKLEDIESQDDFVILDNFHSEVFARQRDVYKELLEFINKQDWETALNQIFRIRYLTRLIEQIEKLQEKQYAL